In Naumovozyma castellii chromosome 1, complete genome, one DNA window encodes the following:
- the HSK3 gene encoding Hsk3p (ancestral locus Anc_2.426): protein MNSTKQRQYVHLSQQLKLLNKNLEKTTSELQVMSSQCNKNIVGQIGKIHSSWFIASNRYFEKEMLGEGK from the coding sequence ATGAATTCCACCAAACAGAGACAGTATGTTCATCTTTCGCAGCAACTGAAACTACTGAATAAGAACTTGGAAAAGACTACGAGTGAATTACAGGTGATGTCCTCTCAATGTAACAAGAACATTGTTGGCCAAATAGGTAAAATCCATTCCAGTTGGTTCATTGCAAGTAACAGATATTTCGAGAAGGAAATGTTAGGAGAAGGTAAATAG